Genomic window (Jeotgalibaca ciconiae):
CAACTAACGTTTGATAAAAAGTATGCAGCATTTCTGTTCTTGGGATTTGCTTTAGTAGCATTCTTCGATATAAACACGATAGGCGCTGCTGTGATGGGAGCAATTTGTGCCTATATTTATTATCAATTTAAACCAATGGAAGGGGAATTATTCTAATGGCAGAGGGAATAGAGAAAAATACTTCGAATAAATTAACCAAAAAGGAACTAATGAGCGTTTATCTAAGACACTATCAATTGTTGGGTTGTTTTAATTACGAGCGTCAAATGTCTACCGGATTTGGGTGGGCAATGACTCCAGTAATCAAAAAGCTATACAGCAATAACGAAGAAAAATTAAAAGAAGGTTTCAAACGTCACTTAGAATTCTTTAACTGTGCAACCACGACTTCCCCATTCATTCTCGGGATTAGTTGTGCGATGGAAGAACAATATGCAAATTCTGAAGAAGGAGAATTTGAAGTATCTTCCATTAATTCAGTAAAAGCAGCTTTGATGGGTCCGCTTGCTGGTATAGGAGACTCATTTTTCTGGGGGACATTCCGAGTAATTGGTGTGGGGATTGGTGCACCATTAGCTATTCAAGGGAATATATTAGGACCACTACTCTATTTTCTAATCAATGTCATTCCTAGTGAACTAATTAGATGGTTTGGATTTAAAGCGGGTTATAAAGGTGGTAGTGAATTTTTAACAAAAATCAGCGCTGACGGTACACTGCAAAAATTAACAGAAGCCGCAAAAGTCTTAGGGCTTGTAGTAATAGGTGCAATGATCGCAGCAATGGTCAACGTTAATGTACCTGCCATTATTAATCTTAACGGCGCAGAAGTGAATATCCAAGAGACGCTGGACTCTATTTTACCTAAAGGCTTACCTTTATTACTTACCTTTGGCTGTTACGGACTTTTGCAGAAAAAAATTAGTGGAACATGGATAATGTTTGGTTTACTCCTATTAGGGATTATCGGAGTTGCTCTAGGTATTTTAGGATAGATGGGATAAAGGAGAG
Coding sequences:
- a CDS encoding PTS system mannose/fructose/sorbose family transporter subunit IID, translated to MAEGIEKNTSNKLTKKELMSVYLRHYQLLGCFNYERQMSTGFGWAMTPVIKKLYSNNEEKLKEGFKRHLEFFNCATTTSPFILGISCAMEEQYANSEEGEFEVSSINSVKAALMGPLAGIGDSFFWGTFRVIGVGIGAPLAIQGNILGPLLYFLINVIPSELIRWFGFKAGYKGGSEFLTKISADGTLQKLTEAAKVLGLVVIGAMIAAMVNVNVPAIINLNGAEVNIQETLDSILPKGLPLLLTFGCYGLLQKKISGTWIMFGLLLLGIIGVALGILG